In a genomic window of Helianthus annuus cultivar XRQ/B chromosome 10, HanXRQr2.0-SUNRISE, whole genome shotgun sequence:
- the LOC110885653 gene encoding uncharacterized protein LOC110885653, which yields MMANLMTSALVSSSPQQNVVHTSDGPVAILWDMENCPVPNDVRPEDVAGNIRMALRMHPVINGAVNMLSAYGDFNGFSRRLREGCQRTGVKLVDVPNGRKDAADKAILVDMFLFALDNPPPCSIMLISGDVDFSPALHVLGQRGYTVILVIPSRVGVSSALSNAGSYVWDWSSVVRGEGFLPSLKSQISENADPKNEEEAIVYKGISMTSRPSTENNDMAWVQPGDLTHLKGQLVKLLEASSGCLLLKRLPCEYQKSFGRPLCVSEYGELKMVDLFAKMSDVISVEGQGSKRVVLLKKCLTNAIVKYDRKGKGIREVSSDEFSEEERVVVEEQNEIKNEIFDQFRYELQEILVSYSCKVLLGCFEDVYQQRYKRPLECRRFGVNDLEELFEKMSGIVALQEEPVSKKKFVVIAGL from the coding sequence ATGATGGCTAATCTAATGACATCAGCATTAGTATCATCTTCACCTCAACAAAATGTTGTTCACACATCAGACGGTCCAGTTGCTATACTATGGGACATGGAGAATTGTCCTGTTCCGAATGACGTACGCCCCGAAGATGTGGCTGGTAACATCAGAATGGCTCTACGGATGCATCCTGTAATCAATGGGGCCGTTAATATGTTATCTGCGTATGGAGATTTTAACGGCTTTTCTAGGCGTTTAAGAGAAGGATGCCAAAGGACAGGTGTGAAGCTTGTAGACGTACCAAATGGACGAAAAGACGCTGCTGATAAAGCGATACTAGTGGATATGTTTCTGTTTGCACTTGATAATCCTCCACCATGTTCCATCATGTTGATTTCGGGTGATGTTGACTTTTCTCCGGCGCTTCATGTTCTTGGTCAACGGGGGTACACTGTGATTCTTGTGATTCCGTCTAGGGTTGGTGTTTCGTCTGCTTTGAGTAATGCCGGTAGTTACGTTTGGGACTGGTCTAGCGTGGTTCGCGGTGAAGGCTTTTTGCCATCGCTAAAATCTCAAATAAGTGAAAACGCAGATCCTAAAAACGAAGAGGAAGCAATTGTATATAAAGGGATCTCAATGACGTCTCGTCCTTCAACCGAAAACAATGATATGGCGTGGGTACAGCCTGGAGACTTGACTCATTTGAAGGGTCAATTAgtgaagcttctagaagcttccagtGGATGTTTACTACTTAAACGTCTTCCCTGTGAATACCAGAAAAGCTTCGGGAGACCCCTTTGTGTTTCGGAATACGGAGAGTTAAAAATGGTGGATCTTTTTGCAAAAATGAGTGATGTTATTTCTGTTGAAGGACAGGGTTCGAAGAGAGTTGTATTGCTCAAGAAATGCTTAACGAATGCCATAGTTAAGTATGATAGGAAAGGAAAGGGGATTCGGGAAGTATCTTCGGATGAATTTTCTGAAGAAGAAAGAGTAGTTGTTGAAGAACAGAATGAGAttaaaaatgagatttttgatCAGTTCAGGTATGAACTGCAAGAGATTCTCGTGAGTTATTCTTGTAAGGTTTTGTTGGGTTGCTTTGAGGATGTTTATCAGCAACGATACAAACGACCACTTGAGTGTCGAAGATTTGGCGTGAATGATCTTGAGGAGCTATTTGAAAAGATGAGTGGAATTGTAGCTTTACAAGAGGAACCGGTGAGTAAGAAGAAGTTCGTGGTGATTGCTGGTCTGTAG